A portion of the Fibrobacter sp. genome contains these proteins:
- a CDS encoding DUF116 domain-containing protein: MNQTEALNQAITGSIEESGWRSAYKKFTFLFFCWLSLLIVGTLEGVVFYLVQPRLSALSQPLAILVLSFLLFVFLILFSGLSLITITALTGIDLLYPHGKKSVTVNFLFPIAIFLAQLFRVNRNALRTSFVKVNNALTKAQSKRIKGDRILVLLPHCLQIDICNRKITNNINNCVRCGRCPVGELVAMGESHGLKIEVVNGGTLARRRVAEMRPDGIIAVACERDLTLGIQDVYPVPVFGVINDRPYGPCLNTCVDMSLVEEAVKFFQRK; the protein is encoded by the coding sequence ATGAACCAGACCGAAGCCCTCAATCAGGCAATCACCGGTAGTATTGAAGAATCCGGCTGGCGCTCAGCATATAAAAAGTTTACATTCCTGTTTTTCTGCTGGCTCAGTCTTCTAATTGTCGGTACACTTGAGGGTGTGGTCTTTTATTTAGTGCAGCCCCGGCTTTCAGCTCTGAGTCAGCCTCTGGCTATACTGGTTTTATCTTTCCTGCTGTTTGTATTCCTTATTCTATTCTCCGGGCTCTCACTGATAACCATCACTGCTCTCACAGGTATCGACCTTCTGTACCCTCACGGCAAAAAATCCGTAACAGTGAACTTTCTTTTTCCGATCGCGATTTTTCTGGCACAACTGTTCCGGGTTAACCGCAATGCCCTGCGCACTTCTTTTGTCAAAGTAAACAATGCATTGACTAAAGCACAATCAAAGCGTATCAAGGGGGACAGAATTCTGGTTCTCCTCCCCCATTGCCTTCAGATCGACATCTGCAACAGAAAGATCACCAACAACATCAACAATTGTGTCCGCTGCGGAAGATGTCCGGTTGGAGAACTGGTAGCGATGGGAGAAAGCCATGGGCTGAAAATCGAAGTAGTTAACGGAGGAACCCTGGCCCGCCGCCGTGTTGCAGAGATGCGTCCTGATGGCATTATCGCGGTGGCTTGTGAACGAGACCTGACTTTAGGTATCCAGGATGTTTATCCTGTTCCTGTGTTTGGTGTAATAAATGACAGACCATATGGTCCCTGCCTGAATACCTGTGTTGATATGTCTCTGGTTGAGGAAGCAGTAAAGTTTTTCCAGAGAAAATAA
- a CDS encoding phosphoglycerate mutase family protein — MGKVSLIRHGKPEIHDNYTMFSILSGDDIEKFRVSYDTCGLSPSNSITPELNKIILDGDLFISSGLRRSMESLRLLGVDSFETDELFKEAEIPCGIGKKLKLPLFLWVIILRIIWRFGLSTNAEPFKSFRLRIKKAADVIEKNENRSKHIVIMAHGFVNRLLRKELLRRKWRSIYRMGGNSFWSVTTFEKHQ; from the coding sequence ATGGGAAAAGTCTCTCTGATAAGGCATGGAAAACCGGAAATACATGACAATTATACCATGTTTTCTATCCTGTCTGGAGATGATATAGAGAAATTCCGGGTCTCTTATGATACCTGTGGCTTGAGTCCTTCAAACAGTATTACACCTGAATTGAATAAAATCATTCTGGATGGTGATCTGTTTATAAGCAGTGGTCTAAGGCGCTCAATGGAGTCCCTGCGCCTTTTAGGAGTAGACTCATTTGAAACAGATGAACTGTTCAAGGAAGCAGAAATTCCTTGCGGAATTGGAAAGAAGTTAAAACTACCCCTGTTTTTATGGGTGATTATACTGAGGATTATATGGAGGTTTGGACTGAGCACTAATGCCGAACCTTTCAAAAGTTTCAGACTCAGAATTAAAAAAGCTGCTGATGTGATCGAAAAGAATGAAAACAGATCAAAACACATTGTAATAATGGCTCATGGTTTTGTTAATCGTCTGTTAAGGAAAGAACTCTTGAGACGCAAATGGAGGTCGATATACAGGATGGGGGGTAATTCATTCTGGTCTGTAACCACATTTGAGAAGCACCAGTAG
- a CDS encoding flagellar biosynthesis anti-sigma factor FlgM, producing the protein MRIQGPGHITSLESKARFSPKKNPKVNPGKEKFPQVDTVEIRNTGVIRADLLEEIKKKINSGFYNSDSVLEDLSHGFAKTMGQSL; encoded by the coding sequence ATGCGTATCCAGGGACCAGGACACATCACCTCATTAGAGTCTAAAGCAAGGTTTTCCCCTAAAAAAAACCCTAAAGTGAATCCCGGTAAAGAAAAATTCCCTCAGGTTGATACTGTAGAGATAAGGAATACAGGAGTAATCAGGGCTGACCTGCTTGAGGAAATAAAAAAGAAGATTAATAGTGGTTTCTACAATTCGGATAGTGTTCTGGAAGATTTGAGTCACGGTTTTGCCAAGACAATGGGGCAGAGCCTCTGA
- a CDS encoding DEAD/DEAH box helicase — MNPENPLIVQSNSTLLLEVNNPLFVEARNAISLFAHLDKSPEYVHTYSITPLSLWNAAALGLTAQDVLQQLQRFTRYPLPSNVSDDIVELMGRFGKIVLESAPEGLVLSSADASILHHLMLHLKMRPLIIRQLDPNRYLVSPENRGVIKQVLTSIGFPAYDKAGYVDGEPFEIVLRKEMLSGGEFKIREYQKLAAENFIGSPDAPGGSGVVVLPCGAGKTIVGIYAMSLLQRRTLILVTNVTAAHQWKREILDKTGLQENDIGEYSGEQKQIKPVTIATYQILTYRKKKTDPFTHYAVFNSENWGLIIYDEVHLLPAPVFKFTAELQARRRLGLTATLVREDGHEDDVFTLIGPKKFDVPWKDLERQGWIATARCVEIRVDLPHAEKMHYLSLTPKKQIRLAYENPCKIAVAKELIEKHKNDQVLIIGQYLTQIEQFAKEFGAPVITGATPNKKRDELYNDFRTGKIKLLILSKVGNFAIDLPDANVAIQISGSFGSRQEEAQRLGRILRPKKSDEPAVFYSIVTRESKELDFAMQRQLFLTEQGYSYEIEFREFS; from the coding sequence ATGAATCCAGAAAATCCGTTAATTGTACAAAGTAACAGCACTCTGCTTCTTGAGGTCAACAATCCGCTCTTTGTTGAGGCTCGCAATGCAATAAGCCTTTTTGCTCACCTTGACAAAAGTCCGGAATATGTCCACACCTACTCCATCACACCTCTTTCCCTCTGGAATGCGGCTGCCCTGGGTTTGACTGCTCAGGATGTATTGCAGCAACTTCAGCGATTCACCAGATATCCGCTTCCTTCCAATGTCAGTGATGACATTGTAGAGCTTATGGGACGGTTTGGGAAAATTGTTCTTGAGAGCGCACCAGAGGGACTGGTTCTTAGCAGTGCTGACGCATCGATTCTTCACCATCTTATGCTGCATCTGAAAATGCGGCCTCTAATTATAAGGCAACTCGATCCCAACCGCTATCTTGTCTCTCCTGAAAACAGAGGTGTCATAAAGCAGGTACTTACAAGTATCGGATTTCCCGCTTACGACAAAGCCGGTTATGTGGATGGGGAGCCTTTTGAAATTGTATTGCGTAAGGAGATGCTGAGCGGGGGAGAGTTTAAAATACGTGAGTATCAGAAGCTTGCCGCGGAAAATTTCATTGGCAGTCCAGATGCGCCCGGGGGTAGTGGTGTAGTGGTGCTTCCCTGCGGGGCCGGAAAAACAATCGTTGGAATCTACGCCATGAGTCTCCTTCAGAGGCGCACTCTCATTCTGGTGACAAATGTTACTGCCGCACATCAATGGAAAAGGGAGATTCTGGATAAAACAGGACTCCAGGAAAATGACATCGGAGAGTACAGCGGTGAGCAGAAGCAGATAAAACCTGTTACCATAGCCACGTATCAGATCCTGACATACAGAAAGAAAAAAACAGATCCTTTTACCCACTACGCAGTGTTCAACTCGGAAAACTGGGGACTTATTATCTATGATGAGGTTCACCTGCTTCCTGCACCGGTTTTCAAATTTACTGCTGAATTGCAGGCCAGAAGGCGTCTGGGGCTAACCGCTACACTCGTGCGTGAGGACGGCCATGAGGATGATGTGTTTACTCTGATCGGGCCGAAGAAGTTTGATGTACCATGGAAAGACCTGGAGCGTCAGGGATGGATAGCCACAGCCCGCTGTGTAGAGATCAGGGTCGATCTTCCTCATGCAGAGAAGATGCACTATCTTTCCCTTACTCCTAAAAAGCAGATCCGTTTGGCATACGAGAATCCCTGCAAGATTGCTGTTGCAAAAGAACTGATTGAAAAGCATAAAAATGACCAGGTTCTTATTATCGGCCAATATCTGACCCAGATTGAGCAGTTTGCCAAAGAATTCGGTGCTCCTGTTATTACCGGTGCCACTCCAAATAAAAAGCGCGATGAGCTTTATAATGATTTCAGAACTGGTAAAATAAAGCTTCTTATACTGTCAAAGGTTGGTAACTTTGCCATTGATCTTCCAGATGCAAATGTGGCAATACAGATATCCGGCTCCTTTGGTTCACGTCAGGAGGAAGCGCAGAGGCTTGGAAGAATCCTGCGCCCCAAAAAATCCGATGAACCGGCTGTATTCTACTCTATTGTTACCAGGGAATCGAAAGAACTGGACTTTGCAATGCAAAGACAGCTCTTTCTCACAGAGCAGGGCTATTCTTACGAGATTGAGTTCAGGGAATTCAGCTGA
- a CDS encoding aspartate 1-decarboxylase, which translates to MFRVFLNSKIRDIRITGVNLEYEGSITLDESYLEQAGILPFEEVHVLNADTGSRLITYAIKGQRGSGIVELNGPAARLGMVGDRIMVLTYTMLSPEEIVTHKPTVVCVNPGK; encoded by the coding sequence ATGTTTCGGGTTTTTCTAAACAGCAAAATCAGGGATATCCGGATTACCGGTGTCAATCTGGAGTACGAGGGCAGCATTACACTGGACGAATCATATCTGGAGCAGGCCGGAATTCTTCCTTTCGAGGAAGTACATGTTCTTAACGCTGACACCGGATCAAGGCTTATCACCTATGCAATCAAAGGTCAACGGGGTTCTGGTATAGTTGAGCTTAACGGTCCGGCTGCCCGTCTTGGAATGGTTGGAGATAGAATCATGGTTCTCACATACACCATGCTTTCTCCTGAGGAAATAGTCACTCATAAGCCAACAGTCGTGTGTGTGAATCCCGGTAAATAA
- a CDS encoding NifU family protein → MKEKVHEVIQEIRPNLQADGGDIELVDVTEDGIVKVKLQGACRGCPGAAMTLKMGVERILRSRIPEIKGVESV, encoded by the coding sequence ATGAAAGAGAAAGTACATGAAGTAATCCAGGAGATACGCCCCAATCTGCAGGCTGACGGGGGAGATATCGAGCTTGTTGATGTGACAGAGGACGGAATTGTGAAGGTAAAGTTACAGGGAGCCTGCAGGGGTTGTCCTGGTGCTGCCATGACCCTTAAAATGGGTGTGGAGAGAATACTTAGAAGTCGTATTCCTGAAATCAAAGGCGTTGAGAGCGTTTAA
- a CDS encoding bifunctional nuclease family protein codes for MILVEVANTFLVNMGKDFVILLKGHGDERSLPISIGQLEAQSIAIQLNQIPFPRPLTHDLFKNVLMELDCKLLRIEITELVDETFYAKLIIRKGNQELEIDSRPSDAIALALRFSAPIYVGEKVMDEAGVIISEESSIEEKPGVEEEIDEDQDLTPLEALQKQLKAAIEEERYEDAARLKDEIDKLAKSN; via the coding sequence ATGATTCTTGTAGAAGTCGCCAACACATTTCTGGTAAATATGGGAAAAGATTTTGTAATCCTGTTGAAAGGCCATGGAGACGAGCGCAGCCTCCCCATCTCCATCGGTCAACTGGAAGCCCAATCTATTGCTATTCAATTGAACCAGATTCCTTTCCCCCGCCCGCTCACACATGATCTTTTCAAGAACGTGTTGATGGAGCTTGACTGCAAACTGCTTCGAATAGAGATAACAGAACTTGTAGATGAGACATTTTATGCCAAACTGATTATCAGAAAAGGCAATCAGGAGCTTGAGATAGACTCAAGGCCAAGTGATGCAATCGCGCTGGCACTCCGGTTTTCTGCCCCTATTTATGTGGGTGAAAAAGTAATGGATGAAGCAGGTGTTATAATCTCCGAGGAATCATCCATTGAAGAAAAACCTGGTGTTGAAGAGGAAATCGACGAAGACCAGGATCTTACCCCTCTTGAGGCACTTCAGAAACAGCTCAAAGCAGCTATTGAGGAAGAGCGCTATGAGGATGCCGCCAGGCTCAAAGATGAAATAGACAAGCTAGCCAAATCAAACTGA
- the rsfS gene encoding ribosome silencing factor, which produces MKKDSEKLLTGKELVDAVVRFARDKLAEKITVIDIRKLHGSTDWFIICQGDNTVHNSAIADGIVDGTRELGTRPWREEGNEEGRWVLIDYSDVVVHIMLPEVRSYYNLEELWSKGIRTDITEKSA; this is translated from the coding sequence GTGAAAAAAGACAGCGAAAAATTGCTGACAGGGAAAGAACTGGTCGATGCAGTTGTGAGATTTGCCAGAGACAAACTTGCTGAAAAAATAACTGTGATAGATATCAGGAAGCTGCACGGCAGCACAGACTGGTTTATCATCTGTCAGGGAGACAATACAGTTCACAACAGTGCTATTGCCGATGGTATTGTGGATGGAACCAGAGAACTTGGAACCCGCCCCTGGCGCGAGGAGGGAAACGAGGAGGGCAGATGGGTTCTGATCGATTACTCCGATGTAGTTGTGCATATAATGCTTCCTGAAGTCCGTTCCTACTACAACCTGGAAGAACTCTGGTCAAAAGGCATAAGGACCGACATTACTGAAAAATCAGCCTGA
- a CDS encoding adenylosuccinate synthase: MANAVIVGTQWGDEGKAKVIDYLTERSDLIIRFQGGANAGHTVIADGRKFIFHLVPSGIMYSDKTCVVGNGVVFDCEQFLREVDELNSFGISVDNRLFVSDLTHLVLPYHKAQDNAAESNMGQGKIGTTGRGIGPAYSDKTSRTGLRVGDLRNWDFFAEKFSANFALKKKLIESVYQSKFDLSLDYILSQYKMIRERMLPFIADTGFLIFDASQKGKRLLFEGAQGTFLDIDHGTYPFVTSSNTLSGCACAGCGIGPSAIDHVIGIVKTYTTRVGNGPFPTELFCSTGEKLRQEGGEFGATTGRPRRCGWFDSVMVRKAVQLNGLTRLALTKLDVLNKLDTIKICTHYEIDGKKVEQYPSSLSDLEKAVPVYTEMEGWKCDISGCKSMSDLPSNALQYIKKIQDLCYGIPVLILSIGPDRSQTIEVEPLE; the protein is encoded by the coding sequence ATGGCCAATGCAGTTATAGTGGGAACCCAGTGGGGAGATGAAGGGAAAGCCAAGGTAATCGACTACCTGACAGAGCGTTCTGATCTGATAATCCGTTTCCAGGGCGGAGCAAATGCCGGGCATACGGTTATTGCAGATGGCAGGAAATTTATTTTCCATCTGGTCCCCTCAGGAATAATGTATTCCGACAAAACCTGTGTCGTTGGAAATGGTGTTGTTTTTGATTGTGAGCAATTCCTGAGAGAAGTTGACGAACTGAACAGTTTCGGCATTTCTGTTGACAACCGTCTCTTTGTTTCCGATCTGACTCATCTTGTACTCCCCTACCATAAAGCGCAGGATAATGCCGCGGAATCCAACATGGGCCAGGGGAAAATCGGCACTACAGGCAGGGGGATAGGACCGGCATATTCCGACAAAACATCAAGAACTGGCCTGAGAGTTGGCGATCTGCGGAACTGGGATTTCTTTGCAGAAAAATTTTCAGCCAATTTTGCCTTGAAGAAGAAGCTGATTGAATCGGTGTATCAGAGCAAATTTGATCTTTCACTTGATTATATTCTCTCTCAATACAAAATGATAAGGGAACGCATGCTCCCTTTCATAGCCGATACAGGTTTTTTAATTTTTGATGCTTCCCAAAAGGGAAAACGGCTGCTGTTTGAAGGGGCACAGGGAACTTTCCTTGACATCGATCATGGTACTTATCCTTTTGTTACCTCGTCAAATACACTCTCCGGTTGTGCATGCGCCGGCTGCGGAATCGGGCCATCAGCAATTGACCATGTAATAGGAATCGTGAAAACATATACCACCAGAGTAGGAAACGGGCCCTTTCCTACTGAGCTGTTTTGCTCCACAGGAGAAAAACTGCGTCAGGAAGGTGGTGAATTCGGGGCTACAACCGGCAGACCACGCAGGTGTGGATGGTTTGACAGTGTGATGGTAAGAAAAGCAGTTCAGCTAAATGGACTTACACGACTGGCACTTACAAAGCTTGACGTTCTTAACAAGCTGGATACGATCAAAATCTGTACTCATTACGAAATCGACGGCAAAAAGGTTGAACAGTATCCATCTAGTCTGAGCGATCTTGAGAAAGCAGTTCCAGTTTACACAGAAATGGAAGGGTGGAAGTGTGATATTTCAGGCTGCAAATCGATGAGTGATCTTCCATCAAATGCACTCCAATATATAAAGAAAATCCAGGACCTCTGTTATGGCATTCCTGTTCTGATTCTTTCAATCGGTCCGGACCGCAGCCAGACAATAGAGGTCGAGCCACTGGAGTAA
- a CDS encoding S1 RNA-binding domain-containing protein: MIEFSKQISDKWNITTALSELICEAFEKGDTPYYLSEYKPEIAIELPISTLWEIYDFLQGIEELSTKKKRLLSALKKADKLTPAVERRVNLTTSSFDLDDLMISLRPNPRSKGQLASKKGLDSLADIIQKQEEETAPVEELASSYIGKDPSLKTAEDVIQGVKDILAERFAYDETVRAMAREFAYDDGFIEIIPKNKKDPSYSRYINKIIPVQELTKEEILKFSIEEGQKLVRMKLGVQLFRITELLRHHFILNPDFTGFDLICEAIDDSWMRLLQPIVERDVKQRLREDAEEWACKVVSSELEKQYVSEKEKGPLLISSATDKSLLFLAVNGQGGLLGTTTERKPLPGKNISTERLRQFFSRHKPSVIIIPEGTDVENIKAVLTQAVSGMEPAPEISTFTADTSASDISQSQWMQKGFSTLFTEDAQRKLYGTAIQYLKPISLIPEIGTGFFQVHHLQNLIPEQKFIRIVNRISTSAALKEGISIKEITDSQIKALDILNDKIIAAIRTADAQRQILRKNDLLKVQGISEVIFRNIAGFIIIPGSDEVLDKTLVHPDFFPWFSDICDQLNASIETLVNDPAALRGYSTEDFTKKIYIEKKLIDHLSVGKRFISGVSHRVKRNLKLTEVTEGAIVSGKVTNITPFGVFVNINAVCDGLIHISQLADEYVESPEQVVSVGDRVDVKILKVDVKKRRISLSMKNLGAKGPKVKPSKGQLDNLAEHFKNR; this comes from the coding sequence ATGATTGAATTTTCTAAGCAGATTTCTGATAAGTGGAACATAACAACAGCTCTTTCAGAGCTGATCTGTGAGGCATTTGAAAAAGGTGATACTCCATATTACCTCTCAGAGTACAAACCTGAAATTGCCATTGAACTTCCAATTTCCACTCTATGGGAAATTTATGATTTCCTGCAGGGAATAGAGGAACTCTCTACCAAGAAGAAAAGACTTCTTTCTGCTTTGAAAAAAGCTGATAAATTGACTCCGGCTGTGGAGAGACGGGTTAATCTGACCACCAGTTCTTTTGATCTTGATGACCTGATGATTTCACTCAGGCCTAATCCAAGAAGCAAAGGGCAACTTGCCTCCAAAAAAGGACTGGATAGTCTGGCTGATATCATTCAGAAACAAGAGGAGGAAACTGCTCCTGTTGAAGAACTCGCCTCATCTTATATCGGAAAAGATCCTTCACTTAAAACTGCTGAAGATGTTATACAGGGAGTGAAGGATATTCTTGCTGAAAGATTCGCATACGATGAAACTGTAAGGGCCATGGCCAGAGAGTTTGCCTATGACGATGGTTTTATAGAGATAATTCCGAAAAATAAAAAGGATCCCTCATATTCACGCTACATCAATAAAATCATTCCAGTTCAGGAACTGACCAAAGAAGAAATTCTGAAATTCAGTATCGAAGAAGGTCAGAAACTTGTCCGGATGAAACTTGGTGTTCAGCTCTTTAGAATTACCGAACTTCTGCGCCATCATTTCATTCTGAATCCTGACTTCACCGGATTTGATCTTATTTGTGAAGCTATAGATGACAGTTGGATGAGACTGCTTCAGCCGATAGTTGAACGTGATGTCAAACAGCGGCTCAGAGAAGACGCAGAAGAGTGGGCCTGCAAAGTAGTAAGCAGCGAGCTGGAAAAACAGTATGTCTCTGAAAAAGAAAAAGGTCCATTGCTGATTTCCAGCGCCACAGATAAAAGTCTTCTGTTTCTGGCTGTGAATGGACAGGGTGGTCTTCTGGGCACAACTACAGAACGCAAACCTCTCCCTGGAAAGAATATCTCTACGGAAAGATTGCGTCAGTTCTTCTCCAGACATAAACCATCTGTAATTATTATCCCTGAAGGAACCGACGTAGAAAACATTAAAGCGGTTCTTACTCAGGCTGTTTCAGGAATGGAACCAGCTCCGGAGATCTCTACTTTTACTGCAGATACATCAGCATCTGATATCTCGCAATCCCAGTGGATGCAGAAGGGGTTCTCAACTCTTTTTACTGAAGATGCTCAACGTAAATTATATGGAACTGCTATCCAGTATTTGAAACCAATATCATTGATTCCAGAGATCGGTACTGGTTTTTTTCAGGTCCATCATTTGCAAAATTTGATTCCGGAACAGAAATTCATCCGGATTGTCAACAGAATATCAACCAGTGCCGCTCTTAAAGAGGGTATCTCTATAAAGGAAATTACCGATTCCCAGATCAAAGCACTGGATATCTTGAATGATAAAATCATTGCTGCAATCAGGACTGCTGATGCTCAGCGACAGATTCTCAGAAAAAATGATCTGCTGAAGGTTCAGGGCATTTCTGAAGTAATATTCAGGAATATCGCAGGTTTCATAATCATTCCTGGATCAGATGAGGTTCTTGATAAAACTCTTGTTCATCCAGACTTCTTTCCCTGGTTCTCAGATATCTGTGATCAGCTCAATGCCTCCATAGAAACATTAGTAAATGATCCTGCTGCACTAAGAGGATACAGCACAGAAGATTTCACTAAAAAAATCTATATAGAAAAGAAACTTATCGATCACCTCAGTGTCGGCAAACGATTTATATCAGGAGTTTCCCACAGAGTTAAACGCAACCTGAAACTGACAGAAGTTACTGAGGGAGCGATTGTTTCCGGAAAAGTCACCAATATCACCCCATTTGGTGTCTTTGTAAATATCAATGCGGTATGTGACGGCCTTATTCACATTTCGCAGCTTGCAGATGAGTATGTGGAAAGCCCTGAACAGGTTGTTTCGGTGGGGGACAGGGTTGATGTAAAGATTCTTAAAGTAGACGTGAAGAAACGCCGCATCTCTCTCTCCATGAAAAATTTGGGAGCAAAAGGTCCCAAGGTCAAACCCTCAAAAGGACAGCTTGATAATCTGGCTGAGCATTTCAAGAATCGCTGA
- a CDS encoding LytR C-terminal domain-containing protein — protein MNNVFTLILIILFSGLSILIGTVLSNRPSPVEKKTVQLTVPHIGRVEILNGCGIEGAANKVADFLRSRNFDVKNIGNAQTWNYPYTMVISRSLDTTVAFQVSNALKTDKRIIMRNNESMYDVTVIIGPDFTERIK, from the coding sequence ATGAACAATGTTTTTACTCTGATATTGATCATACTTTTTTCCGGATTGTCGATACTTATAGGAACCGTGTTATCCAACAGACCCTCACCAGTTGAAAAAAAAACGGTTCAGCTCACAGTTCCTCATATCGGAAGAGTAGAGATTCTCAATGGTTGCGGTATTGAAGGCGCTGCTAACAAGGTAGCTGATTTCCTGCGCTCAAGGAATTTTGACGTAAAGAATATTGGAAACGCACAGACCTGGAATTATCCCTACACGATGGTAATTTCCAGAAGCCTTGACACTACAGTAGCCTTTCAGGTTTCAAATGCCCTGAAGACCGATAAAAGAATTATCATGCGAAACAATGAAAGCATGTACGATGTCACGGTAATTATCGGACCGGATTTTACAGAGAGGATAAAGTGA